From the genome of Aliarcobacter lanthieri:
CGAAAAGTTTATATTTATTTTATCACTTGAATAAACATTTGTTAAAATAAAAAAGATCAAAAAAGCCTTTAGCACCCCTATCATAAAAGCTCCTCAATTAATAAGATAAATGATAATTAGTATATCTTAATTTCTCTTGGAAGTAAAGAAAAAATGTTATCAAATTCTTCTTTGGAAAGTTCGATTGTTAATTTCACATTTGTACTAAAATCTTTATTTGTTATTCTAATATTGTGTTGATTCAATATATATTCTAATTGTCCTAGAATACTATATTCGCACTCTAATATATTTGATATTAACTTTTTATAAGTTTTAAACTCTGATATTTTTATAACTTCGTTTACACTATCAGAATATGCTCTTACAAGCCCACCTGTCCCTAACTTTGTACCACCAAAATATCGTACAATTATTACTGCACTATTTATAATTTCTGAACCATTTAAAACAGAAAGTGATGGTTTTCCACTTGTTCCTCTTGGT
Proteins encoded in this window:
- a CDS encoding YigZ family protein, with product MKFVQYEFSATIEEKKSKFIAYLVPYLDFEKTMQRLRTEHIKAVHFVYAYRYLNEFEQIVENSSDDGEPRGTSGKPSLSVLNGSEIINSAVIIVRYFGGTKLGTGGLVRAYSDSVNEVIKISEFKTYKKLISNILECEYSILGQLEYILNQHNIRITNKDFSTNVKLTIELSKEEFDNIFSLLPREIKIY